One window from the genome of Pyrus communis chromosome 16, drPyrComm1.1, whole genome shotgun sequence encodes:
- the LOC137719859 gene encoding AUGMIN subunit 5-like, with amino-acid sequence MDCCDLITSRNLFIGFEFYGSAYRFCNLNACKSKPIEAASAAETREPALQERDLAVKEVEKLRNIVKRQRKDLKARMLEVSRAEAERKRMLDERSKKRHKQVMLEAYYQQCDEAEKIFAEYHKRLRYYVNQARDAQRSGVDSSLELVNSFGSNSEKEAVYSTLKGSKAADDVLLIETTRERNIRKACESLAAHMIEKIRSSFPAYEGSGIHLNPQLEAAKLGFDFDGELPDEVRAAIVNGLKNPPQLLQAITSYTSRLKSLISREIETIDVRADAETLRLVFKSLQHPAA; translated from the exons ATGGACTGCTGCGATTTGATTACTAGCAGAAACCTGtttattggttttgaattttatgGATCTGCTTATAGATT CTGCAATCTTAATGCATGTAAGTCAAAGCCAATTGAGGCTGCGAGTGCGGCAGAGACCAGGGAGCCCGCGCTGCAAGAGAGGGACTTGGCGGTAAAGGAGGTGGAGAAATTAAGGAACATTGTGAAGAGACAGAGGAAGGATTTGAAGGCCAGAATGTTGGAGGTTTCGAGGGCTGAGGCTGAACGGAAGAGGATGCTTGATGAACGCTCTAAAAAAAG GCATAAGCAAGTAATGTTGGAGGCTTACTATCAACAGTGTGATGAAGCGGAAAAGATATTTGCAGAGTATCATAAACGTCTTCGTTATTATGTTAATCAAGCAAGGGATGCTCAAAGGTCAGGTGTTGATTCATCTCTTGAATTGGTTAACAGCTTTGGTTCAAACAGTGAAAAGGAAGCTGTTTATTCAACTCTTAAGGGCAGTAAAGCAGCAGATGATGTGCTTCTTATCGAAACCACTCGGGAAAGAAACATCCGAAAGGCCTGTGAATCTCTTGCAGCACATATGATTGAAAAAATTCGCAGTTCTTTTCCTGCATATGAAGGAAGTGGTATTCATTTGAATCCTCAGTTAGAAGCAGCCAAGTTAGGTTTTGATTTTGATGGGGAATTACCTGATGAGGTCAGAGCTGCAATAGTGAATGGCTTGAAGAATCCCCCTCAATTGCTTCAGGCAATTACTTCATACACGTCACGGTTGAAATCTTTAATTTCCAGAGAGATAGAGACAATTGATGTTAGAGCTGATGCAGAAACTTTAAG GCTT GTGTTTAAAAGTCTACAACATCCAGCTgcttga
- the LOC137720756 gene encoding nicotinamidase 1-like, which yields MVPHTIDLLKEQLPVHQESLLLTGHTTTGLVLVDLVNGFCTVGAGNLAPRQPDKQISEMVEESVRLASVFCDKKWPVFAFLDSHHPDIPEHPYPPHCIVGTDESNLVPDLQWLENEPNVTLRRKDCINGFLGSIEKDGSNLFVNWIQSNQIKAILVVGICTDICVLDFVCTTLSARNHRLLAPLEDVIVYSRGCATFDLPVEIAKNAKDVIAHPQELMQHIGLYMAKGRGAKLVSEVSFDTKEP from the exons atggttCCTCATACGATTGATTTGTTGAAGGAGCAGCTTCCGGTGCACCAAGAATCCCTGCTGCTCACCGGTCACACCACCACCGGCCTTGTCCTCGTCGACCTCGTTAATGGCTTCTGCACCGTTGGTGCTggcaatttg GCGCCAAGACAGCCTGATAAGCAAATATCTGAAATGGTGGAAGAGTCAGTGAGACTAGCCAGTGTTTTCTGTGACAAGAAATGGCCTGTCTTTGCTTTCCTTGATTCTCATCACCCTGACATTCCTGAGCATCCTTACCCTCCTCATTGCATTGTTGGAACTGATGAATCAAATCTAGTCCCAG ACCTGCAATGGTTGGAGAACGAACCAAATGTGACACTTAGACGCAAAGATTGCATTAACGGGTTTCTAGGATCGATTGAGAAAGATGGCTCTAATCTGTTTGTTAATTGGATTCAAAGTAATCAGATAAAAGCT ATCTTGGTTGTAGGAATATGCACGGATATATGTGTGCTAGACTTTGTATGTACCACTTTGTCTGCAAGAAATCATCGTCTCCTTGCCCCTCTGGAGGATGTCATTGTGTATTCCCGTGGTTGTGCCACTTTTGATCTTCCAGTTGAAATTGCAAAAAATGCCAAAGATGTTATAGCTCATCCCCAG GAGCTGATGCAGCACATAGGCCTTTACATGGCCAAAGGAAGAGGAGCGAAGTTAGTGTCAGAAGTGTCATTCGACACAAAAGAGCCATGA
- the LOC137720755 gene encoding protein NETWORKED 2D-like: MLQRAASNAYSWWWASHIRTKQSKWLDQNLQDMEEKVQSVLKLIEEDGDSFAKRAEMYFKNRPELIHFVEETYRAYRSLAERYDHISTELQNANNTIASVFPEQVQFAMDDEDEYPSTKTPRRPPDISKGNIPNVPPKGPTKDLRSLLTKATEKNKLQPQRSMKSTSAKTVPKSGLTKPQAREEIDKTQKQILSLQTEKEFVKSSYENGLAKYWEIENQIKGLQEKVCVLQDEFGDGTVIEDNEARNLMAAAALKSCQQTLVELQAKQETTAEEARVESKRVKDARKNLETLKNEFHPDQPNPEKPNAKDESVNAANEKSLDQEVDKAAHQKQKLELLREKIKEHYDAAPDSSLTVAEMAEKIDELVTKVISLEGAVSSQTALVKRLRSENDEIQEQIKNLEGDKATLVGDKKDLSEKLKEMEEKLHEVQDLNQSVENQNDNLQTHFTEATCNLDHISHKLEAVKPDEEVKVTGSSETKEESLVETKLQKQLEGEVNAVNPVAGSKVLQEAKSDEELKPTVSLQKDEELPPEVRALKESTEHKEMAKSTDGSVKATDALSTSAGKDVSQSLESKNAVNPVAGSKVLQEAKSDEVQPTVSLRKDEELPPKVRPLIESTEHKEMEKSTDGSATDALSTSAGNQGKEVSQSPEIEKSVSPVAGSKVVQEAKLDEELKATVSQRKEEESLDEGRPSKESIEHKQTENPADGSLTATDALSTSAGNQGKDVCESPEINNEVVEQAARNEDEPDWQKLFVNGMEGREKILLTEYTITLRNYKDLKKKFSEAENDLFETSVQIKELKSASAMKDEEIKSLHKKLDLLLQSLGKSKDSEELKALDTQQTATSISADRKEDDEFEGTSEIEEKFRSNIDELLEENLDFWLKFSASFHQVQQFETTVQDLQSEISKLEEKTKKQDGSSHAKYSMKSDARPIYKHLMEIQTELNVWLEKGALLKDELQCRFTSLCDIQEEITKALKTSAEDGDFKFTSYQAAKFQGEILNMKQENNKVADELQAGLDHVNALQIEIEKTMAKLNEDYRLVGSKKQPPPQLAHSESRSRVPLRSFIFGVTPKKQKRSIFSVVAPAMHKRYQDSKAKSSQL, encoded by the exons ATGTTGCAGAGAGCTGCAAGCAATGCATATTCATGGTGGTGGGCCAGCCACATCAGAACTAAGCAATCCAAATGGCTCGATCAAAACCTCCAAG ATATGGAGGAAAAGGTGCAGAGTGTGCTTAAACTCATTGAAGAGGATGGAGACTCCTTTGCCAAGAGAGCAGAAATGTACTTCAAAAATAGACCGGAGCTGATACACTTCGTCGAAGAAACATACAGAGCTTACCGGTCCTTAGCTGAGCGATATGATCACATTTCAACAGAGCTACAAAATGCCAACAACACAATCGCTTCTGTTTTCCCGGAACAAGTTCAGTTTGCCATGGATGACGAAGATGAATATCCCTCGACTAAAACGCCTAGGAGGCCTCCAGATATCTCAAAAGGGAACATCCCAAACGTTCCCCCGAAGGGTCCTACTAAGGATTTAAGGAGTCTTCTCACGAAAGCAACAGAGAAAAATAAGCTGCAGCCTCAGCGATCAATGAAATCGACGTCTGCTAAAACAGTTCCTAAATCCGGCTTGACTAAACCTCAGGCACGTGAAGAGATTGACAAGACGCAGAAACAGATTCTGTCCCTACAAACAGAGAAAGAGTTTGTAAAGAGTTCGTACGAGAATGGACTTGCCAAGTACTGGGAAATTGAGAACCAAATAAAGGGATTGCAGGAGAAAGTATGCGTTTTGCAAGATGAATTTGGTGATGGAACGGTCATTGAAGATAATGAGGCTCGGAATTTGATGGCAGCAGCTGCTTTAAAGTCATGCCAACAGACATTGGTTGAATTGCAGGCAAAACAGGAAACTACAGCTGAGGAAGCGAGGGTTGAGTCGAAAAGGGTTAAGGATGCCCGGAAGAACTTAGAGACTCTTAAGAATGAGTTTCATCCTGATCAACCCAATCCGGAAAAGCCAAATGCAAAGGATGAATCTGTAAATGCAGCAAATGAGAAAAGCTTGGACCAGGAAGTGGACAAAGCAGCCCATCAGAAGCAGAAATTAGAGTTGTTACGGGAGAAAATTAAGGAACACTATGACGCCGCACCAGATTCATCTCTCACTGTTGCGGAAATGGCAGAAAAGATTGATGAGCTCGTGACTAAGGTGATCAGTTTAGAGGGTGCAGTTTCATCACAGACTGCTCTAGTCAAGAGACTAAGAAGCGAAAATGATGAGATTCAAGAACAGATTAAAAATCTGGAAGGTGACAAGGCAACTCTCGTCGGTGACAAGAAAGACTTGAGCGAAAAGTTGAAGGAAATGGAGGAAAAGCTGCATGAAGTTCAGGATCTCAACCAAAGTGTTGAAAACCAGAATGACAATCTCCAGACACATTTTACTGAAGCGACTTGTAACCTCGATCACATTTCTCATAAACTGGAAGCCGTGAAGCCAGATGAGGAGGTCAAGGTCACAGGCTCATCAGAAACAAAAGAGGAATCTCTTGTCGAAACCAAGTTGCAGAAACAGCTTGAAGGAGAAGTAAATGCGGTTAATCCTGTTGCTGGATCCAAGGTACTGCAGGAAGCAAAGTCAGATGAGGAACTGAAGCCTACAGTTTCACTGCAAAAAGATGAAGAACTTCCGCCTGAAGTGAGAGCGTTAAAAGAGTCAACAGAACATAAGGAAATGGCAAAGTCTACTGATGGTTCTGTAAAAGCTACAGATGCTCTCAGTACTTCTGCAGGAAAAGATGTTTCTCAATCCCTGGAAAGTAAAAATGCGGTTAATCCTGTTGCTGGATCCAAGGTACTGCAGGAAGCGAAGTCAGATGAGGTTCAGCCTACAGTTTCACTGCGAAAAGATGAAGAACTTCCACCTAAAGTGAGACCGTTAATAGAGTCAACCGAACATAAGGAAATGGAAAAGTCTACTGATGGTTCAGCTACAGATGCTCTCAGTACTTCTGCCGGCAATCAAGGAAAAGAAGTTTCTCAATCCCCGGAAATTGAAAAGTCGGTTAGTCCTGTTGCTGGCTCCAAGGTAGTGCAGGAAGCGAAGTTGGATGAGGAACTGAAGGCTACAGTTTCACAgcgaaaagaagaagaatctcTGGATGAAGGGAGACCGTCCAAAGAGTCCATAGAGCATAAGCAAACAGAAAATCCTGCTGATGGTTCTCTAACAGCTACAGATGCTCTCAGTACTTCCGCTGGAAATCAAGGAAAAGATGTTTGTGAATCTCCAGAAATTAATAACGAAGTTGTGGAACAAGCAGCAAGGAACGAAGATGAGCCAGATTGGCAGAAATTGTTTGTGAATGGGATGGAGGGCAGAGAAAAGATTCTATTGACAGAGTACACGATAACTCTTCGGAACTACAAGGATCTGAAGAAGAAGTTCAGCGAAGCAGAGAACGACCTCTTTGAAACATCAGTGCAGATAAAAGAACTGAAGAGTGCCAGTGCCATGAAAGATGAAGAGATTAAATCATTGCATAAGAAATTGGATCTTCTGCTACAGAGTTTAGGTAAAAGTAAAGACTCAGAAGAGCTTAAAGCTTTAGATACCCAGCAGACCGCGACAAGTATTTCAGCAGATAGGAAAGAGGATGACGAATTTGAGGGAACTTcagaaatagaagaaaaattCCGATCGAACATTGATGAACTGTTGGAGGAGAACTTGGATTTCTGGTTAAAATTTAGCGCTTCATTCCACCAAGTACAACAATTTGAAACTACCGTCCAAGATTTGCAGTCTGAGATATCCAAGCTTGAGGAGAAAACTAAGAAACAAGATGGAAGTAGTCATGCAAAATATTCTATGAAATCAGATGCACGACCAATATACAAGCACCTAATGGAGATACAAACTGAACTGAATGTTTGGTTGGAAAAGGGTGCGCTACTGAAGGACGAACTGCAGTGCAGATTCACGTCTTTGTGCGACATTCAAGAAGAAATAACAAAGGCTCTGAAGACAAGTGCTGAGGATGGTGACTTCAAGTTTACAAGCTACCAAGCTGCAAAGTTCCAAGGCGAAATTTTAAATATGAAACAAGAGAATAACAAGGTTGCAGATGAGTTGCAAGCAGGATTGGATCATGTTAACGCACTCCAAATTGAAATAGAGAAAACTATGGCAAAATTGAACGAGGATTACAGGCTCGTTGGATCAAAGAAGCAACCGCCTCCACAGCTGGCTCACTCTGAGAGTCGTTCACGAGTTCCCTTGAGGTCATTTATATTTGGCGTCACACCAAAGAAGCAAAAGCGATCAATCTTCTCCGTTGTGGCCCCTGCAATGCATAAGAGATACCAAGATTCAAAAGCTAAGTCATCTCAGCTGTAG